A window from Neobacillus sp. PS3-40 encodes these proteins:
- a CDS encoding beta-galactosidase: MMSNLEKTYTTQANFMLHGGDYNPDQWLDRPDILSNDLELMKLSHSNTFSLSIFAWSTLEPEEGIYRFEWLDEIIDNIFRIGGRIILATPSGARPAWMSQKYPEVLRTNAARVKQLHGGRHNHCFTSGVYREKTQKINRLLAERYGNHPALLMWHISNEYGGECHCEQCQHAFRGWLKQKYNHDLKSLNDAWWGPFWSHTFNDWSQIESPSPNGESMVHGLNLDWKRFVTEQTISFYENEIVPLRELTPTIPITTNFMADTNDLIPFQALDYSKFAKHLDVISWDAYPAWHNDWESTADLAMKVGFINDLYRSLKQQPFILMESTPSSVNWHQVNKAKRPGMHLLSSMQMVSHGSDSVMYFQWRKSRGSSEKFHGAVVDHDNSSENRVFKEVARVGKTLEKLVDIVGTNRPADVAILYDWESNWAINDAQGFGMETKRYPQTLQQHYRSFWEHDIPVDVITKDQDFSAYKLLIVPMLYLVSEETIARLKQFVADGGTLVMTYISGLVNEHDLTYLGGWHKDLQEIFGMKPIETDTLYSSDKNYVKYRNQSYELRDYATVIDLNTASTEGIYEDDFYANTAAVTNHKYEKGQTYYIGGRMEDSFHRDFYAEIIKELTLKTIVSVGHGKGVSVQVRQAPEYDYIFVMNFTEEKQPVSFKSSVKDMFTSKEIIGEVILEKYEVLIVEKAK; encoded by the coding sequence ATTATGTCAAATCTCGAAAAAACATATACTACTCAAGCAAACTTCATGTTACATGGTGGAGACTATAATCCTGATCAATGGTTAGATCGACCGGATATTTTATCTAATGATCTGGAATTAATGAAGCTTTCCCATTCAAATACTTTTTCATTAAGTATATTTGCTTGGAGTACTTTAGAGCCGGAAGAAGGTATCTATCGCTTTGAGTGGCTCGATGAAATTATCGACAATATCTTTCGTATTGGTGGTCGTATTATTTTAGCCACCCCAAGTGGTGCTCGTCCAGCGTGGATGTCACAAAAATATCCTGAAGTATTGCGGACCAATGCAGCTAGAGTAAAACAATTGCACGGTGGAAGGCATAATCATTGCTTTACTTCAGGAGTTTATCGTGAGAAAACACAGAAGATCAATCGTTTGTTGGCAGAAAGGTATGGCAATCATCCTGCTCTTTTGATGTGGCATATATCTAATGAATACGGTGGGGAATGTCATTGTGAGCAATGTCAGCATGCGTTTAGAGGCTGGTTGAAACAGAAATATAATCATGATCTTAAATCTTTGAATGATGCATGGTGGGGTCCTTTTTGGAGTCACACGTTTAATGATTGGTCACAAATCGAGTCTCCTTCTCCAAATGGGGAGAGTATGGTTCACGGGTTAAATTTAGATTGGAAGCGGTTTGTTACGGAACAAACGATTTCTTTTTATGAAAATGAAATTGTTCCTTTACGTGAACTAACACCTACTATACCAATTACGACAAATTTCATGGCCGATACAAATGATTTAATTCCATTTCAAGCGCTTGATTATAGCAAGTTTGCAAAACATCTAGATGTTATTAGCTGGGATGCCTACCCAGCTTGGCACAATGACTGGGAAAGTACGGCGGATTTGGCCATGAAGGTAGGCTTTATTAATGATCTATATCGTAGCCTAAAGCAACAGCCGTTCATATTGATGGAATCTACTCCAAGTAGTGTCAATTGGCATCAAGTGAATAAGGCAAAACGTCCAGGAATGCATCTACTATCATCGATGCAAATGGTATCCCATGGGTCGGACAGTGTCATGTACTTCCAATGGCGGAAATCTCGTGGGTCGTCGGAAAAATTCCATGGTGCCGTTGTGGATCATGATAACAGTTCGGAAAATCGTGTTTTTAAAGAGGTTGCCAGGGTTGGTAAGACACTTGAAAAACTGGTAGATATTGTAGGAACAAATCGTCCAGCTGATGTGGCCATTCTTTATGATTGGGAAAGTAATTGGGCCATCAATGATGCTCAAGGATTTGGCATGGAAACGAAGCGTTATCCCCAAACATTACAACAGCATTATCGTTCCTTCTGGGAACATGATATTCCTGTCGATGTAATAACAAAAGATCAGGATTTCTCAGCGTATAAATTATTGATTGTCCCTATGCTTTACTTGGTTAGTGAGGAAACTATTGCAAGGTTAAAACAGTTTGTGGCTGATGGTGGTACTTTAGTGATGACCTATATAAGTGGACTTGTAAATGAACATGATTTAACGTATTTGGGTGGATGGCACAAGGATCTCCAAGAGATTTTTGGGATGAAACCTATTGAAACAGATACGTTATATTCAAGCGATAAAAACTATGTAAAGTATCGAAATCAATCATACGAGTTAAGAGATTATGCTACTGTTATTGATCTAAATACAGCATCCACAGAAGGCATATACGAAGATGATTTTTATGCTAATACTGCTGCTGTTACAAACCATAAATATGAAAAGGGACAAACCTACTATATTGGTGGCAGGATGGAAGATTCGTTCCACCGTGATTTTTATGCTGAAATAATTAAGGAGCTGACGCTTAAAACTATTGTTTCCGTCGGTCATGGCAAGGGAGTATCGGTGCAAGTAAGACAAGCTCCAGAATATGACTATATTTTTGTAATGAATTTTACCGAAGAAAAACAACCGGTTTCGTTTAAATCCTCCGTAAAAGATATGTTTACTAGCAAAGAGATAATCGGTGAGGTAATTTTAGAAAAATATGAAGTACTAATTGTAGAAAAAGCCAAATAG
- a CDS encoding galactokinase, whose product MNFTSLNKSFLDVYQVLPQQAFFAPGRINLIGEHTDYNGGHVFPCAITYGTYAVARKREDQLIRLYSVNFPEKGMIEFDVTQLDYNKDHSWANYPKGMIRYIIESGYQLSSGFDCAIQGNIPNGAGLSSSASIELLTGVMTNGLFELEIPQLDLIKIGKRVENEFIGVNSGIMDQFAIGMGKVDTGILLDCQTLKYEYAPIHLEGYKILIMNTNKRRELAESKYNERRSECEEALSQLQQMLSIDALGQLSEAEFDKNQALITNETIRRRAKHAVYENIRTLKALEELRSGNLAAFGQLINQSHVSLRDDYEVTGPELDSLVEAAWNQPGVIGARMTGAGFGGCAIAIVANEHVESFIANVGADYATRIGYNADFYVASIGDGAKKIAMEEMV is encoded by the coding sequence ATGAACTTCACTTCATTAAATAAATCATTTTTGGACGTATATCAAGTGCTGCCTCAACAAGCTTTTTTTGCTCCAGGAAGGATTAATTTAATCGGTGAACATACCGACTATAATGGTGGGCATGTGTTTCCTTGTGCCATTACCTACGGAACTTATGCAGTAGCAAGAAAGCGCGAGGATCAGCTGATACGCCTTTACTCAGTAAATTTCCCTGAAAAAGGGATGATTGAATTTGACGTAACACAACTTGATTATAATAAGGACCATAGTTGGGCGAATTATCCAAAGGGAATGATTCGCTATATTATCGAATCTGGATATCAGCTTTCATCAGGGTTTGATTGTGCCATTCAAGGAAATATTCCAAATGGTGCTGGTTTATCCTCCTCTGCTTCCATTGAGTTGTTAACGGGTGTTATGACTAATGGCTTGTTCGAACTCGAGATACCACAGCTTGATTTAATCAAGATCGGAAAACGAGTGGAAAATGAATTTATTGGGGTTAACAGTGGGATTATGGATCAATTTGCAATAGGTATGGGGAAGGTAGATACAGGGATTTTGCTGGATTGTCAGACGCTGAAATACGAATATGCACCGATTCATTTAGAGGGGTATAAAATTTTAATTATGAATACGAACAAGCGCCGCGAGTTAGCGGAATCAAAATATAACGAGCGCAGGAGCGAATGTGAAGAGGCTCTATCGCAGCTCCAGCAAATGCTTTCTATTGATGCACTTGGTCAACTTTCGGAAGCAGAGTTTGATAAAAATCAAGCACTCATAACGAATGAAACAATACGCCGGCGTGCAAAGCATGCTGTATATGAAAATATAAGAACATTAAAGGCTTTAGAAGAGCTCAGGTCTGGGAATTTAGCGGCTTTTGGCCAATTGATTAACCAATCACATGTGTCATTAAGAGATGACTATGAAGTTACAGGGCCGGAATTAGATAGTTTAGTAGAAGCAGCATGGAATCAACCTGGAGTAATCGGTGCAAGAATGACGGGAGCGGGATTTGGAGGATGTGCAATCGCTATTGTTGCGAACGAACATGTGGAAAGCTTTATTGCAAATGTCGGTGCTGATTACGCAACCAGGATTGGCTATAATGCTGATTTTTATGTAGCAAGCATTGGTGATGGAGCAAAGAAGATTGCAATGGAGGAGATGGTGTAA
- the galE gene encoding UDP-glucose 4-epimerase GalE has protein sequence MSILVLGGAGYVGSHAVYQLKDQGYEVVVIDNLQTGHEDAVHPEARLYKGDIRSREFMHSVFEKENIEAIMHFAANSLVGESMVEPLKYFDNNVYGTQVVLEMMKEFGVKHIVFSSTAAVYGEQKVIPITEEALTLPTNTYGETKLAMEKMMAWCEKAFDLRYVALRYFNVASARSDGQIGEDHNPETHLIPVVLEAAIGKRPAVTIFGEDYDTQDGTCVRDYIHVEDLIDAHILALRYLQNGGESNVFNLGSSQGFSVREIVETANAVTGINIPVKMGERRAGDPSTLIASSEKAKQVLGWKPTRTSIHQIVDNAWSWHFQHPNGYQK, from the coding sequence ATGAGTATTTTAGTTCTAGGTGGAGCGGGTTATGTTGGCTCCCATGCAGTGTACCAGTTAAAAGACCAAGGGTATGAAGTAGTGGTAATCGATAACCTACAAACAGGACATGAGGATGCGGTTCATCCAGAAGCTCGTTTATATAAAGGAGATATTCGCAGTCGCGAGTTTATGCACTCGGTATTTGAGAAAGAAAACATTGAAGCGATTATGCATTTTGCTGCAAATTCACTTGTAGGAGAATCAATGGTGGAGCCATTAAAGTATTTTGATAACAATGTGTACGGAACACAAGTCGTCCTTGAAATGATGAAGGAGTTTGGCGTGAAACATATTGTTTTTTCTTCAACAGCGGCAGTCTATGGAGAACAGAAGGTGATCCCAATAACCGAGGAAGCGTTGACGTTGCCTACGAATACGTATGGGGAAACGAAGCTAGCTATGGAAAAAATGATGGCTTGGTGCGAAAAGGCATTTGATTTGCGATACGTGGCTCTACGCTATTTTAATGTTGCCTCAGCAAGAAGTGATGGCCAGATTGGGGAAGATCACAACCCAGAAACACATTTGATTCCGGTTGTTTTGGAAGCCGCTATAGGAAAGAGACCCGCGGTTACCATATTCGGAGAGGATTATGATACGCAGGATGGTACTTGTGTTCGTGATTATATTCACGTTGAAGATTTAATTGATGCACATATTTTAGCTCTGCGGTATTTACAAAATGGTGGAGAGAGCAATGTGTTCAATCTAGGAAGTAGCCAAGGGTTCTCAGTAAGAGAAATTGTTGAAACAGCTAATGCGGTAACGGGTATTAATATTCCTGTGAAAATGGGTGAACGACGTGCGGGTGATCCTAGTACGTTGATTGCTTCTTCAGAAAAAGCTAAACAGGTTTTGGGCTGGAAGCCAACAAGAACGTCGATTCATCAAATTGTCGATAATGCCTGGAGCTGGCATTTTCAGCATCCTAATGGCTATCAAAAATAG
- the galT gene encoding UDP-glucose--hexose-1-phosphate uridylyltransferase — translation MINELIQQLVCQAIATRLIEPEDERYARNQVLSFLRIDDFKENRGIEESDQNLSIPDIVEQLVKYACEQGIIDNIFDEKEIFSSKIMNCFIARPSTVNRLFYKEYKQDPKAATEYFYELSKNSNYIQMKRIRNNIDYKVGTDYGELDITINLSKPEKDPKSIELERSMKKNDYPKCLLCVENEGYAGRIGHPARSNHRMIRVDLQKESWYLQYSPYMYYNEHCIVLSEKHTDMKISSTTFRRILTFVEQFPHYFVGSNADIPIVGGSILWHDHYQGGHYDFAMAKATSDFSFDMKGFGDVACSVVKWPMSVIRLQSKKIDLLVEAGDQILTSWKNYSDKALEILASTGETPHNTITPIARKNGELFELDLVLRNNRTNEEHPLGIFHPHADVHHIKKENIGLIEVMGLAVLPARLKDELSEIENYLLGKSAIVARYHLDWAEELKACFGSVVDETNVQQLVREEVGKKFMRALEDAGVFKRNEDGTAGFHRFIQSL, via the coding sequence GTGATTAACGAATTGATTCAACAATTAGTCTGTCAAGCAATTGCAACAAGATTAATCGAGCCCGAAGATGAAAGATATGCACGAAATCAAGTTTTATCATTCCTTCGTATAGATGATTTTAAGGAAAATAGAGGGATAGAGGAAAGCGATCAGAATTTATCTATTCCCGATATAGTAGAACAACTTGTTAAATACGCTTGTGAGCAAGGAATTATCGACAATATATTTGACGAAAAAGAAATCTTTTCAAGTAAAATTATGAACTGTTTTATTGCACGTCCCTCCACAGTAAATCGGCTTTTTTATAAAGAATATAAACAGGATCCAAAAGCAGCGACAGAGTATTTTTATGAACTAAGTAAAAATAGTAATTATATTCAGATGAAACGGATTCGGAACAATATTGATTATAAGGTCGGTACCGATTATGGTGAACTAGACATTACAATCAATTTATCAAAGCCAGAAAAAGACCCAAAGAGTATTGAGCTTGAACGGTCAATGAAAAAAAACGACTATCCAAAATGCTTATTATGCGTTGAAAACGAGGGGTATGCTGGAAGAATTGGCCATCCTGCGCGCTCCAATCACCGGATGATTCGGGTGGATTTACAGAAGGAAAGTTGGTATCTGCAATATTCGCCCTATATGTATTACAACGAGCATTGTATCGTATTGTCAGAAAAACATACCGATATGAAAATTAGCTCCACTACATTTCGAAGAATTTTAACTTTTGTTGAGCAGTTTCCGCATTATTTCGTAGGTTCCAATGCTGACATACCAATTGTGGGGGGTTCAATTTTATGGCACGATCATTATCAAGGTGGTCATTATGATTTTGCAATGGCGAAGGCTACCTCTGATTTTAGCTTTGATATGAAAGGCTTTGGGGATGTCGCATGCTCGGTTGTAAAATGGCCGATGTCTGTCATCCGTCTACAATCAAAGAAAATCGACTTACTCGTTGAAGCCGGTGACCAAATTTTAACTTCATGGAAAAACTATAGTGACAAAGCTCTCGAGATATTGGCTAGTACTGGTGAGACCCCGCACAATACGATTACACCGATTGCACGAAAAAATGGTGAATTATTTGAACTAGACTTAGTGTTACGGAATAACCGGACGAACGAAGAACATCCACTAGGCATATTCCATCCACATGCGGATGTACACCATATCAAAAAGGAAAACATCGGTCTAATTGAAGTGATGGGACTTGCAGTGTTGCCGGCGCGTTTAAAGGATGAACTATCAGAAATCGAGAACTATTTACTCGGCAAAAGTGCAATAGTAGCACGCTATCACTTAGACTGGGCAGAAGAGTTAAAAGCATGCTTTGGGTCTGTTGTGGACGAAACAAATGTGCAACAGCTAGTGAGAGAAGAAGTAGGGAAGAAGTTTATGAGAGCATTAGAGGATGCCGGAGTATTTAAGCGCAATGAAGATGGAACTGCTGGGTTCCACCGCTTTATCCAATCGTTGTAA
- a CDS encoding LacI family DNA-binding transcriptional regulator: MATIKDIAQIAGFSIATVSRVLNYDTSLSVSDETKKRIFEVAEELSYKKKLVRKQDVGKVALLQWYTEKEELEDLYYMSIRLGVENRCRHQSINVIRYFQDNYEDMKNEDIQGLIAIGKFSNKQVKELNSITKNIVFVDTAPDEEKFDSIVIDFEKATKKVLDYFLEKSHEKIGYLGGKETFKDKTSTIEDLREITFKQYLGEKGKLDEAFIYNGSFSVDAGHSLMKEAIEEHGDQLPTAFFAGNDSIAVGALRALLEAGISVPERVNIIGVNDVSISKYVFPALSTVRVYTELMGETAVDTLLERMEGRKIAKKIFIATKLIIRNSSF, translated from the coding sequence ATGGCTACCATTAAGGATATTGCACAAATTGCTGGATTTTCAATTGCAACTGTTTCTCGTGTCTTGAATTATGATACAAGTCTGTCAGTTAGCGATGAAACTAAAAAGAGAATTTTCGAAGTTGCAGAAGAACTATCGTATAAGAAGAAGCTAGTACGAAAACAAGATGTTGGAAAGGTTGCCCTTTTGCAATGGTATACCGAGAAAGAAGAGCTGGAAGATTTGTATTACATGTCGATTCGGTTAGGGGTTGAAAATCGCTGCCGTCATCAGTCCATCAATGTGATTAGGTACTTTCAAGACAACTATGAGGATATGAAAAACGAAGATATCCAAGGGCTGATTGCAATTGGGAAGTTTAGCAATAAGCAAGTGAAAGAGCTGAATTCGATTACAAAAAATATCGTGTTTGTGGACACGGCTCCGGATGAAGAAAAATTTGATTCCATCGTCATTGACTTTGAAAAAGCAACCAAAAAAGTACTAGATTACTTTTTAGAAAAGAGTCATGAAAAAATTGGTTATCTTGGTGGAAAAGAAACGTTTAAGGACAAAACGTCCACGATAGAAGACCTGAGGGAAATCACCTTCAAACAGTATTTAGGAGAAAAAGGGAAGTTAGATGAAGCATTTATATATAATGGAAGCTTTTCTGTAGATGCAGGGCATTCCTTGATGAAAGAGGCGATTGAAGAACACGGAGACCAGCTACCTACCGCTTTTTTCGCAGGTAATGATTCCATTGCAGTGGGAGCGCTAAGAGCCTTATTAGAGGCAGGTATTTCTGTTCCAGAGCGCGTGAACATTATCGGTGTGAATGATGTTAGCATTTCTAAATATGTGTTTCCTGCTCTAAGTACCGTTAGGGTGTATACCGAACTCATGGGGGAAACCGCCGTTGATACCCTATTGGAAAGAATGGAAGGCAGGAAAATAGCCAAAAAAATATTCATCGCCACAAAGCTCATCATAAGAAACAGCAGCTTTTAA